A window of the Bradyrhizobium ottawaense genome harbors these coding sequences:
- a CDS encoding methyltransferase family protein: MIAKLLLQNTLFVVAMAALLFATSGSLHWPAAWVFLMTSAIIGPACGLWLAWTDPALLAERMRPTFQAGQPAADKKFMLIFVAVTLVWLIAIGLDRRAHASNVPQALQVIGFVMYLLSTVFVMWVFRENSFAAPIVKVQAERGHHVISTGPYAIVRHPMYGSIMLFFFGVPLLLGSWWGFLIAPLFAVLFAVRTGIEERALAADLPDYADYAVRVRYRLLPGVW; this comes from the coding sequence ATGATCGCAAAACTGCTGCTGCAGAACACTCTCTTCGTCGTCGCCATGGCCGCGCTGCTGTTTGCGACGTCGGGTTCGCTGCACTGGCCGGCGGCCTGGGTGTTCCTGATGACCAGCGCGATCATCGGTCCGGCCTGCGGACTGTGGCTTGCCTGGACCGATCCCGCGCTGCTCGCCGAGCGCATGCGCCCGACCTTTCAGGCCGGCCAGCCCGCCGCCGACAAGAAATTCATGCTGATATTCGTCGCCGTGACGCTGGTCTGGCTCATCGCCATCGGGCTGGACCGGCGCGCGCACGCCTCGAATGTGCCGCAAGCCCTGCAGGTGATCGGCTTCGTGATGTACCTGCTTTCGACGGTTTTCGTCATGTGGGTATTCCGGGAAAACTCCTTCGCCGCCCCCATCGTCAAGGTGCAGGCCGAGCGCGGCCACCATGTCATCTCCACCGGGCCCTACGCGATTGTCCGCCATCCCATGTACGGCAGCATCATGCTGTTCTTCTTTGGCGTGCCGCTGCTGCTGGGCTCGTGGTGGGGTTTTCTGATCGCACCGCTTTTTGCCGTGCTGTTTGCCGTTCGCACCGGGATCGAGGAACGCGCCCTGGCCGCCGACCTGCCCGATTATGCTGACTACGCCGTGCGCGTGCGCTATCGTCTGCTGCCCGGAGTGTGGTGA
- a CDS encoding GFA family protein: MPDSKTYTGGCHCGQVRFECTTDMAMVTACNCSICTKKGLHFTFLAPQSFQLRAGEDNLREYLFNKHAIRHQLCLDCGVDVFARGKKPDGTEVVALNVACIDGIDLAKLTMTPIDGRNR, translated from the coding sequence ATGCCTGATAGCAAGACCTATACCGGCGGCTGCCATTGCGGTCAGGTGCGCTTCGAATGCACCACCGACATGGCGATGGTGACCGCCTGCAACTGCTCGATCTGCACCAAGAAAGGCCTGCACTTCACCTTTCTGGCGCCGCAGAGTTTTCAACTCCGCGCCGGCGAGGACAATCTACGGGAATATCTGTTCAACAAGCACGCCATCCGCCATCAGCTCTGCCTCGATTGCGGCGTCGACGTCTTCGCCCGCGGCAAGAAGCCCGATGGCACCGAAGTGGTGGCGCTGAACGTCGCCTGCATCGACGGCATTGATCTCGCGAAGCTGACGATGACGCCGATCGACGGAAGGAACAGGTGA